From a single Bacillus pseudomycoides DSM 12442 genomic region:
- a CDS encoding sulfurtransferase, with the protein MIVTVEWLRDHIEDEHVRVVDCRFDLADSNWGRKQYEKEHIPHALYFDLNLDLSSAVTEHGGRHPLPSLENFAEKLSQAGIDENTTVVAYDSQAGAMASRLWWLLTYVGHQKAYVLNGGFPAWKDQNLSTTAEVPTIERKKFIPNVQDNMLVTMKDVKEKIRTNADVTLIDSREPKRYAGAEESVDPKAGHIPTAENYFWKDGITSEGQFKDKEEQEDRFRYLSKEKETIVYCGSGVTACPNVLALQTAGFRNVKLYAGSWSDWISYPENQIVKEGQ; encoded by the coding sequence ATGATTGTTACAGTCGAATGGTTACGTGATCACATAGAAGATGAACATGTCCGTGTAGTCGATTGTCGTTTTGACTTAGCTGATTCAAATTGGGGACGAAAGCAGTATGAAAAAGAACATATTCCCCATGCATTATATTTTGACTTAAATCTTGATTTATCAAGCGCTGTTACGGAGCATGGTGGTCGTCATCCACTCCCAAGTCTTGAGAATTTTGCCGAAAAGCTTTCTCAGGCTGGTATTGATGAAAATACGACAGTGGTTGCATATGATAGTCAAGCTGGTGCAATGGCTTCGCGTCTATGGTGGCTATTAACATATGTAGGACATCAAAAAGCATATGTGTTAAATGGTGGGTTTCCTGCTTGGAAAGACCAAAATTTATCTACAACAGCTGAAGTTCCAACCATTGAACGGAAAAAATTCATACCGAATGTGCAAGACAACATGCTTGTAACGATGAAAGATGTGAAAGAAAAAATTCGTACAAATGCAGATGTTACGTTAATTGATTCGAGAGAGCCAAAACGTTATGCTGGCGCTGAAGAATCTGTTGATCCTAAAGCTGGTCACATTCCAACAGCAGAAAATTATTTTTGGAAAGATGGAATCACATCGGAAGGTCAGTTCAAAGATAAAGAGGAACAAGAAGATCGTTTCCGCTATCTTAGTAAAGAGAAGGAAACAATCGTCTATTGCGGATCTGGTGTAACAGCATGCCCGAATGTATTAGCGTTACAAACAGCTGGTTTTCGTAACGTGAAGTTATATGCTGGAAGCTGGAGTGATTGGATTTCTTATCCAGAAAACCAAATTGTAAAAGAAGGACAGTAA
- a CDS encoding glutathionylspermidine synthase family protein, with amino-acid sequence MSLYIKKRSEFYSRFPHFWSDLYGSEYSLFHVFEITEQTIQDLQLATERMGKVFFKTARLLRTLSDAQLLEFGFPSSSLPFIRMKSLFPESIISRFDFVLKDSGIKMLEFNSDTPTFMVECFQMNGVVCKELDYHDPNKNQERLLSSGITKAVMEAAKGIESPNVVFTAHHENIEDWNTTAYLSQLCQVKNKMMSMPELRITDDALVDRDGVPIDILYRQTYPIEDLVEDRDPKTGDLVGIELLQLVKEGKLFIINPISSFLLQPKSIQCLIWGLAEAGAFYTNEERQWIKKYMLPTYLEQDPFLGKSSFVQKPSFGREGDTVTIRDKDTNIVNQNSYQTYKKELPVFQKYIKLPVVSLETERGNEELSYVFGSFLIAGKPSSIGIRAGEKITGNESYYLPVGIKKEDYK; translated from the coding sequence ATGTCGCTTTACATAAAGAAACGAAGTGAATTTTATTCAAGGTTCCCTCACTTTTGGTCTGACTTATACGGGAGTGAGTATAGCCTTTTTCATGTTTTTGAAATAACAGAACAAACAATCCAAGATTTGCAATTAGCAACAGAAAGAATGGGGAAAGTATTTTTTAAGACTGCTAGGCTTCTTCGGACCTTGTCTGACGCTCAGCTTCTTGAATTTGGTTTTCCATCTTCAAGTTTGCCTTTTATTAGAATGAAATCTCTGTTTCCTGAATCTATTATTTCACGGTTTGATTTTGTTTTGAAGGATAGTGGTATCAAAATGCTTGAGTTTAATAGTGATACTCCAACTTTTATGGTGGAATGCTTTCAAATGAATGGAGTGGTTTGTAAAGAATTAGATTATCATGATCCGAATAAGAATCAGGAACGTCTTCTCTCTTCTGGTATCACAAAAGCTGTGATGGAGGCTGCTAAGGGAATAGAAAGTCCAAACGTTGTCTTCACAGCCCATCATGAAAATATAGAGGATTGGAATACGACTGCGTATTTGAGTCAGCTATGTCAGGTTAAAAACAAAATGATGTCAATGCCAGAACTCAGAATTACTGACGATGCTTTGGTCGACAGAGACGGTGTGCCAATTGATATTTTGTATCGTCAGACATATCCTATTGAAGACTTGGTTGAGGACAGGGATCCCAAAACCGGAGATCTTGTAGGGATTGAGCTACTGCAACTTGTAAAGGAAGGAAAGCTCTTTATTATAAATCCTATCTCATCCTTTCTGCTTCAGCCAAAATCGATTCAATGCCTGATTTGGGGATTGGCCGAGGCGGGCGCTTTTTATACAAATGAGGAACGACAATGGATAAAAAAATATATGCTCCCTACTTACCTAGAACAGGATCCTTTTTTAGGGAAAAGTTCTTTTGTTCAAAAGCCTTCGTTCGGTAGAGAAGGTGACACGGTTACAATTCGTGACAAAGACACCAATATTGTTAATCAAAATTCATATCAAACGTATAAAAAAGAACTTCCTGTATTTCAAAAATATATAAAGCTTCCAGTTGTTTCACTTGAGACTGAAAGGGGAAACGAGGAGCTGTCGTATGTGTTTGGATCGTTTTTAATTGCAGGAAAACCAAGTAGTATCGGTATACGTGCCGGTGAAAAAATTACGGGGAATGAATCTTATTATTTACCTGTAGGAATTAAAAAGGAGGATTATAAATGA
- a CDS encoding DUF350 domain-containing protein, with product MINFLLYLAISIGLLCIGLFLMEVTTKVKEFSLMAKGNKAASYALGGRLLGLAIVLYSTAANSISFLDMVLWGAIGILAQIIVFYLAEWLTPRFNINQSIEEDNQAVGLFLMFLSISIGIVIAGCLTY from the coding sequence ATGATAAATTTCTTACTTTATTTAGCGATTTCAATCGGTCTTTTATGTATCGGTCTGTTTCTTATGGAAGTGACAACGAAAGTCAAGGAATTTTCGTTAATGGCGAAAGGTAATAAAGCAGCAAGTTATGCACTTGGAGGAAGACTTCTTGGTCTTGCTATTGTTTTGTATTCGACCGCAGCTAATTCTATTTCATTTTTGGATATGGTTTTATGGGGAGCGATTGGAATTTTAGCACAGATTATTGTGTTTTATTTAGCTGAATGGCTCACACCGCGTTTTAATATCAATCAAAGCATCGAAGAAGATAATCAGGCCGTCGGACTTTTCCTTATGTTTTTATCAATTTCCATCGGAATCGTGATTGCTGGGTGTTTAACGTATTGA
- a CDS encoding cation-transporting P-type ATPase yields the protein MLYVNKLVGNMSHKQSKRMMKEQSMLKQNKDLLIEIATRDVKSVFAYFKTTRDGLSIKEAQKRMHVYGKNELPSKRAILFDVMMKLCEMLPGFTKQRVHNQNQCEIVMVTVSRIEGCTTAEMNSESKIMKLPVEELVPGDMIFLSAGDTVPADVRIIFAEDLLVNESVLTGKETNVEKFESCYHLERKRFIPLKRMKDYNPLQLENVCFKGTHVVNGTAKAVVVSTGKNTYSGLLHTCCSQTC from the coding sequence ATGTTATATGTAAATAAACTTGTGGGTAACATGTCTCATAAACAAAGTAAAAGAATGATGAAAGAGCAATCTATGTTAAAACAAAATAAAGACTTGTTAATTGAAATTGCAACAAGAGATGTAAAGTCTGTATTTGCTTATTTTAAAACGACAAGAGATGGTCTTTCTATTAAAGAAGCGCAGAAACGCATGCATGTGTACGGGAAAAATGAATTACCTTCAAAAAGAGCAATTCTTTTTGATGTAATGATGAAATTATGTGAAATGCTCCCTGGATTTACAAAGCAACGTGTTCATAATCAAAATCAGTGTGAGATTGTAATGGTTACTGTTTCTAGGATAGAAGGATGTACAACTGCAGAGATGAATAGCGAATCAAAAATAATGAAACTTCCAGTTGAGGAGCTAGTTCCCGGGGATATGATTTTTCTTTCAGCAGGTGATACAGTTCCAGCTGATGTACGTATTATTTTTGCAGAGGATTTGTTAGTAAATGAATCGGTGCTAACAGGGAAAGAAACGAATGTAGAGAAATTTGAAAGCTGTTATCATCTTGAACGCAAACGTTTTATTCCGTTAAAACGAATGAAAGATTACAATCCACTTCAACTTGAAAATGTATGTTTTAAAGGCACACATGTTGTAAATGGAACTGCGAAGGCTGTGGTCGTTTCAACAGGTAAAAACACGTATTCTGGATTGCTTCATACATGCTGTAGTCAAACATGTTAA
- a CDS encoding 5'-3' exonuclease, protein MKKVLLVDGMALLFRAFYATSVYGQFMKRQDGTPTNGIHGYMKHLLTAAQAIEPTHIVTCWDMGSTTFRTESFSNYKANRAAPPEELIPQFDLVQEMTSKLFIPVIGLKGYEADDCIGTLAKEYASEAEVYILTGDTDLLQLVDTNVTVMLLRKGIGNYEYYTPEKIREEKGVEPWQIVHAKAFMGDTSDNYPGVKGIGEKTAYKLIQEHGTVAAVLENIAALTKAQRTKIENDLENLNISLQLAQIHCEVPISCSLEEGLHTIDEEKVRFVCDQMNWGRPEIFINML, encoded by the coding sequence ATGAAAAAAGTATTGTTAGTTGATGGCATGGCACTATTATTTCGTGCTTTTTACGCAACAAGTGTTTATGGCCAATTTATGAAACGACAAGATGGTACCCCAACAAACGGGATTCATGGTTATATGAAACATTTATTAACAGCGGCACAAGCGATTGAACCGACGCATATTGTAACGTGCTGGGATATGGGAAGTACGACATTCCGAACAGAATCTTTCTCAAACTATAAAGCAAATCGTGCAGCACCACCAGAAGAATTGATTCCGCAATTTGATCTCGTGCAAGAGATGACATCGAAGTTATTTATTCCTGTAATTGGACTGAAAGGCTATGAGGCTGATGACTGTATTGGTACGTTGGCAAAAGAATACGCTAGTGAGGCAGAAGTATATATTTTAACAGGCGATACAGATTTATTACAGCTTGTTGATACAAATGTTACGGTAATGCTTCTTCGTAAGGGTATTGGAAACTATGAGTATTATACGCCAGAGAAGATTAGGGAAGAAAAGGGTGTAGAACCTTGGCAAATCGTTCATGCCAAAGCGTTTATGGGAGACACGAGTGATAATTATCCAGGTGTAAAAGGAATTGGCGAAAAGACGGCATATAAACTAATTCAAGAACACGGAACCGTAGCGGCAGTATTAGAAAATATAGCGGCATTAACAAAAGCACAGCGTACAAAAATTGAAAATGATTTGGAGAATTTAAACATATCATTACAATTAGCACAAATTCATTGTGAAGTTCCGATTTCATGCTCGCTAGAAGAAGGACTGCATACAATTGATGAAGAGAAAGTACGATTTGTTTGCGACCAAATGAACTGGGGAAGACCTGAAATATTTATAAATATGCTGTAA
- a CDS encoding FbpB family small basic protein codes for MRKKIRKSFKQLLIENKQLLLSDKENIREIEEKIEKRHVSYRVSSN; via the coding sequence ATGCGAAAAAAAATACGAAAATCATTTAAACAATTATTGATAGAGAATAAACAATTATTATTAAGCGATAAAGAGAATATAAGAGAAATAGAAGAAAAAATCGAAAAAAGGCATGTATCATATCGTGTATCAAGTAACTGA
- a CDS encoding acetoacetate--CoA ligase, which produces MKAITEGVLLWEPSQQQIESSGVSLFMKWLKQEKGLSFGNQTELWKWSVEELEAFWESIWNYCEVISTTPYHQVLESRKMPGAKWFPGATLNYAEHIFRNARKNKPAVIFQSETTPRTELSWKELQEKTAMVANSLKELGVKPGDRVVAYMPNVPETIIAFLACASIGAVWSSCSPDFGTNTVIDRFKQIEPTILFAVDGYSYNSKIQNRITNVSEIQSSLPTLKQTVLIPYVGSNDSELNNRTMYWNDLLRGDCDLVFEKVPFDHPLWILFSSGTTGLPKPIVQSQGGILLEQLKTLLVEQGVNRDDVFFWFTTTGWMMWNLLVGGLLAGGTIVLYDGSPSYPSIHRLWDLAEEVGVTFFGTSAGFLSACMKFGIKPKERNSFSKLKAICSTGSPLPVEGFLWVYENVKTDVWLVSTSGGTDVCTAFVGGSPILPVYAGEIQTRSLGANVQSFDDEGNSITNEVGELVIASPMPSMPIYLWGDDNNKRYLESYFEMYPGIWRHGDWIKFDDKGSCVIFGRSDSTINRLGVRLGTSEIYRVVESLDAIIESLVVDLELLGRRSFMPLFVVLKPEVNMSDNLKETIRAEIKQKVSPRFAPDEIYVVEQIPKTLSGKKLEVPIRKILLGFPAEKVVNQGSMANPESLSFFMDLARIINKQE; this is translated from the coding sequence ATGAAAGCGATTACTGAAGGTGTGTTGTTATGGGAGCCATCACAGCAACAAATAGAAAGCTCAGGTGTCAGTCTTTTCATGAAATGGCTCAAACAAGAGAAGGGGCTATCTTTTGGAAATCAAACGGAACTATGGAAATGGTCTGTTGAAGAACTTGAAGCGTTCTGGGAAAGTATTTGGAATTATTGCGAAGTTATTTCTACTACACCGTATCATCAAGTTTTAGAATCAAGAAAGATGCCCGGGGCAAAATGGTTCCCGGGTGCTACTTTAAATTATGCGGAACATATTTTTCGAAATGCAAGAAAAAATAAACCGGCAGTAATTTTTCAATCAGAAACCACTCCGAGAACAGAATTAAGCTGGAAAGAACTTCAGGAAAAGACAGCGATGGTGGCCAATTCTCTAAAGGAATTAGGGGTTAAACCAGGAGACCGTGTTGTGGCTTATATGCCTAACGTTCCTGAAACTATAATTGCTTTTTTAGCATGTGCCAGCATTGGAGCGGTTTGGTCCAGCTGTTCTCCTGATTTCGGGACAAATACTGTTATTGATCGATTTAAACAAATTGAACCGACAATTTTATTTGCAGTCGATGGGTATTCCTATAATAGTAAAATTCAGAATAGAATAACAAATGTTTCGGAAATTCAATCGAGCCTACCTACCTTAAAGCAGACAGTTTTAATCCCTTATGTTGGCAGTAATGATTCTGAATTGAATAATCGTACAATGTATTGGAATGACCTATTGCGAGGAGATTGTGATCTTGTTTTCGAAAAGGTCCCATTTGATCATCCTCTTTGGATTTTATTTTCTTCTGGAACGACAGGGTTGCCAAAGCCAATTGTACAAAGTCAAGGTGGAATATTATTAGAACAGCTTAAGACATTATTAGTTGAGCAAGGTGTTAACCGAGATGATGTGTTTTTTTGGTTTACAACGACAGGGTGGATGATGTGGAATCTTTTAGTGGGTGGTCTTTTAGCTGGAGGTACAATTGTTTTATATGACGGCAGCCCATCTTATCCTAGTATACATAGATTATGGGATCTTGCCGAAGAAGTTGGTGTGACTTTCTTTGGTACAAGTGCCGGTTTCCTAAGTGCATGTATGAAATTTGGGATTAAGCCGAAAGAAAGAAACAGTTTTTCTAAGTTAAAGGCTATTTGTTCAACTGGTTCACCTCTACCTGTGGAAGGGTTTTTATGGGTATATGAAAATGTGAAAACAGATGTATGGCTTGTTTCGACCAGTGGAGGAACTGATGTATGTACTGCATTTGTTGGTGGCTCTCCTATATTGCCTGTTTATGCAGGTGAAATACAAACTCGTTCTTTAGGTGCAAACGTACAATCATTTGATGATGAAGGGAATTCGATTACTAATGAAGTTGGGGAGTTGGTTATAGCTTCTCCAATGCCATCTATGCCTATATATTTATGGGGAGATGACAATAATAAGCGTTATCTTGAAAGTTATTTTGAGATGTATCCAGGGATTTGGAGACATGGTGATTGGATTAAATTTGATGATAAAGGCAGCTGTGTCATTTTCGGGCGATCAGACTCTACGATCAATCGGCTAGGGGTACGTCTAGGGACGAGCGAAATCTATCGTGTAGTTGAGTCCCTGGATGCCATTATAGAGAGTTTAGTAGTGGATTTAGAGCTCCTTGGACGTAGATCATTTATGCCGCTATTTGTGGTATTAAAACCTGAAGTAAATATGAGTGATAACTTAAAAGAAACAATAAGAGCTGAAATAAAACAAAAAGTTTCGCCTCGGTTTGCCCCTGACGAAATTTACGTAGTAGAGCAAATTCCGAAAACATTGAGTGGAAAAAAACTAGAAGTCCCAATTCGCAAAATTCTATTAGGATTTCCGGCAGAAAAGGTAGTCAATCAAGGTTCCATGGCGAATCCTGAATCATTAAGCTTTTTTATGGATTTAGCACGAATTATAAATAAGCAAGAATAA
- a CDS encoding GNAT family N-acetyltransferase, protein MVIAIERIQGNDIPHLINLSESVGWDYSSEEIKTIVNSGIIYGGKNKQGEIIASAAIILYGEKLASIGMVIVHPQYKGKGIGGEITEACIRSVSEKTSIMLIATEEGRPLYERLGFQVVSHVSKYICNQYVTPKDYDRNEQHIFMDYDKGDSNWIVKLDEAAFGVNRSNFIQRRIEQSEQCIVVKDKEKYIVGYGMSVQTPENRIIGSIVAPNDHIATTIVHHLAKDYKGKLRIDVPEGKEFFMTVLETVGFQKVNQPPIMLKNSTRFLKRNGELYGIAAQIFG, encoded by the coding sequence ATAGTGATTGCAATAGAGAGAATTCAGGGAAATGATATACCGCATCTTATAAATTTATCTGAATCAGTTGGATGGGATTATAGCTCAGAAGAAATTAAAACAATTGTTAATTCTGGAATTATATATGGTGGGAAAAATAAGCAAGGTGAAATAATCGCTAGTGCAGCTATCATCCTATATGGAGAGAAACTAGCATCTATTGGTATGGTTATTGTACATCCTCAGTATAAAGGAAAGGGGATTGGAGGGGAAATTACAGAGGCTTGTATAAGAAGTGTTTCAGAAAAGACATCGATTATGCTTATTGCTACAGAAGAAGGAAGACCTTTATATGAGAGATTAGGTTTTCAAGTGGTTAGTCATGTTTCAAAGTATATATGTAATCAGTATGTAACTCCTAAAGATTACGATAGAAATGAGCAACATATTTTTATGGATTATGATAAGGGAGATAGTAATTGGATTGTGAAGTTAGATGAAGCCGCTTTCGGGGTAAATAGAAGTAATTTTATACAGAGAAGAATTGAACAATCTGAGCAATGTATAGTTGTAAAAGACAAAGAAAAGTATATTGTGGGATATGGAATGAGCGTACAAACTCCAGAAAATAGAATTATAGGATCAATTGTCGCGCCGAATGATCATATCGCAACTACAATTGTTCATCATTTGGCAAAAGATTATAAAGGAAAGCTTAGAATTGATGTACCAGAAGGAAAAGAATTTTTTATGACAGTGCTCGAGACAGTTGGATTTCAAAAGGTAAATCAACCACCAATTATGTTGAAAAACAGCACTCGATTTTTGAAAAGAAATGGTGAATTATATGGAATTGCTGCACAGATATTTGGATGA
- a CDS encoding isochorismatase family protein → MKQALLIIDAQQELIDGNEQESAVFHKEQLLTNINIAIQKAIQSNALIIFVRDTDVASGMGKGFQVHEELRIPHAAQIIDKQATNSFYNTSLHAILKEKEIVHLVIGGCKTEHCIDTAVRTATVQGFDVTLIKNGHSTNDSTILSAKKIIEHHNKTLHGHYNVDHFSVVRDVEEDLFSPIHNQYRE, encoded by the coding sequence ATGAAACAAGCTCTATTAATTATTGATGCTCAACAAGAACTTATTGATGGAAACGAGCAAGAATCTGCAGTATTTCATAAAGAGCAATTATTAACGAACATAAATATAGCCATTCAAAAAGCAATTCAATCCAATGCTCTTATTATTTTCGTCAGAGATACTGATGTTGCTTCTGGCATGGGGAAAGGATTTCAAGTACATGAGGAACTCAGAATTCCGCATGCAGCACAAATCATAGACAAACAAGCAACCAATTCATTTTATAACACCTCTTTACACGCCATTTTAAAAGAGAAAGAAATTGTTCATCTCGTTATAGGCGGCTGCAAAACAGAGCATTGTATTGATACTGCCGTTAGAACAGCAACTGTACAGGGATTTGATGTCACTTTAATTAAAAATGGGCATTCCACGAATGATTCTACGATTTTATCAGCCAAAAAAATTATTGAACATCATAATAAAACACTACATGGTCATTATAATGTGGATCATTTTTCTGTTGTTAGAGATGTCGAAGAAGATCTATTTTCCCCTATTCATAATCAATATCGAGAATAG
- a CDS encoding DUF6123 family protein: protein MQTVQEYLSFLHTKGFKLSEDAQGFIMFGQGYTGASDGIVNAAIEATIKHQLQFDGSYFIALLERLKEEEITDKKSAKAFMWTLQA, encoded by the coding sequence ATGCAAACGGTACAAGAATATCTTTCATTCTTACACACAAAAGGATTTAAATTATCAGAGGACGCACAAGGGTTTATTATGTTTGGTCAAGGGTATACTGGTGCGTCGGATGGGATTGTGAATGCAGCGATTGAGGCAACAATTAAACATCAACTACAATTTGATGGTAGTTATTTTATCGCTTTATTGGAGCGTTTGAAGGAAGAGGAAATTACTGATAAAAAAAGCGCAAAGGCTTTCATGTGGACGTTACAAGCGTAA
- a CDS encoding DMT family transporter: protein MAPLALLFVCFIWGATFVVVQNAMSFVGPFTFNGIRFLFAGIILLFVQFIFSKKTSKQEVQHSSIAGLIIGFFLFIGYLLQTFGLLYTTSSKAGFLTGLSIVMVPILSFIFLKQRVTPFIILGITAATAGLYLLTAGDSFQLNIGDILVLGCAIAFAAHILINGVFSKKISPLLLSTSQVLSVGIFSSICAFLFEDWKKLFSISLWTNSAFLFALLATSVFATSIAFFIQTAAQKHTSPTRVAIIFAMEPVFAALTGVLVANEQLSIPTVLGCLCIFLGMIFVELPSKAKKEAQAA, encoded by the coding sequence ATTGCTCCTCTCGCTTTATTATTTGTCTGCTTTATTTGGGGAGCCACATTTGTTGTCGTTCAAAATGCAATGTCATTTGTTGGGCCATTTACTTTTAATGGTATTCGCTTTTTATTTGCTGGAATCATTTTATTATTTGTCCAATTTATATTCTCGAAAAAAACTTCAAAACAAGAAGTTCAACATAGTAGCATTGCTGGTTTAATTATCGGATTCTTCTTATTTATCGGTTATTTATTACAAACATTTGGATTACTCTATACCACTTCTTCTAAAGCAGGATTTTTAACTGGACTCAGCATTGTTATGGTTCCGATTCTTTCATTTATCTTTTTAAAACAAAGAGTTACACCTTTTATCATACTTGGCATTACTGCTGCAACAGCAGGCTTATATTTACTAACCGCTGGTGATTCTTTTCAATTGAATATTGGTGATATACTTGTTCTCGGCTGTGCAATTGCTTTTGCAGCCCATATTCTCATTAACGGAGTCTTTTCTAAAAAAATATCCCCTTTATTATTAAGCACATCTCAAGTATTATCTGTTGGAATTTTCTCTTCTATCTGCGCTTTTTTATTCGAGGACTGGAAAAAGTTATTTTCAATCTCTTTATGGACGAATTCTGCTTTTTTATTTGCTCTACTTGCAACATCCGTGTTCGCAACATCCATCGCTTTTTTTATTCAAACAGCTGCGCAAAAACACACCTCTCCAACAAGAGTTGCCATTATTTTCGCAATGGAACCTGTCTTTGCTGCATTAACAGGTGTTCTTGTCGCAAACGAACAACTTTCTATTCCCACAGTACTTGGTTGCCTTTGTATTTTCTTAGGCATGATCTTCGTTGAACTTCCTTCAAAAGCAAAAAAAGAAGCGCAGGCTGCGTGA
- a CDS encoding reverse transcriptase-like protein gives MIEVYIDGASKGNPGPSGAGVFIKGVQPPVQLSLPLGIMSNHEAEYHALLVALKYCMEHNYSIVSFRTDSQLVERAVEKEYAKNKTYAPLLEEALAYIKSFDLFFIKWIPNSQNKVADELARKAILQN, from the coding sequence TTGATTGAAGTATATATTGATGGTGCATCAAAGGGAAATCCAGGTCCTTCTGGTGCTGGGGTTTTTATTAAAGGTGTGCAGCCACCTGTGCAATTATCACTGCCGCTTGGAATCATGTCCAACCATGAAGCTGAATATCATGCATTACTGGTCGCATTAAAATATTGCATGGAACATAATTATAGCATTGTATCTTTTCGCACAGATTCACAGCTTGTTGAACGTGCTGTAGAAAAAGAATATGCAAAAAACAAAACGTATGCACCACTTTTAGAAGAAGCACTAGCGTACATCAAAAGCTTTGATCTTTTCTTTATAAAGTGGATTCCAAATAGTCAAAACAAAGTTGCCGATGAATTAGCAAGAAAAGCCATTTTACAAAATTAA
- a CDS encoding aldose 1-epimerase family protein encodes MTATIQNEKVIVSISEKGAELQSVRLKEDNTEYMWQGNPNYWGRRAPILFPIVGRLVDNIYYVDGKPYSLTQHGFARDLTFSVKEQSETKITYAVTSNQETLQKYPYEFELRVSYELDEQNIHVTYEVINPTSKEMFFSIGAHPGFNCPLIEDESFTDYHLSFNGPEHLETNVLKGPFLSKEKQLMVENKTELPLTYDLFKNDALIFENMNTNEISIRSHKHNKFVKVAFEGFPLVGVWTLENDAPFLCIEPWYGIADEVEPAKDFKEKKGVQSLQANETFTCRYSITIG; translated from the coding sequence ATGACAGCAACAATTCAAAACGAAAAAGTGATCGTTTCCATCTCTGAAAAAGGTGCAGAGTTACAAAGCGTTCGCTTAAAAGAAGACAACACAGAATATATGTGGCAAGGAAATCCTAACTATTGGGGGCGCCGTGCACCAATTTTATTCCCAATTGTCGGTAGATTAGTGGACAATATATATTATGTAGATGGTAAACCTTATTCATTAACACAGCACGGCTTCGCTCGCGATCTTACATTTTCAGTAAAAGAGCAAAGTGAAACAAAAATTACTTATGCAGTCACTAGTAATCAAGAAACTTTACAAAAATATCCGTACGAATTTGAGTTACGTGTTTCTTATGAACTAGACGAGCAAAATATACATGTTACTTATGAAGTTATCAACCCTACTTCAAAAGAAATGTTCTTTTCTATCGGAGCACATCCAGGCTTCAATTGTCCTTTAATAGAAGATGAATCATTTACAGATTACCATTTATCATTTAATGGCCCTGAACATTTAGAAACAAACGTTCTAAAAGGACCATTTCTTTCAAAAGAAAAACAACTAATGGTTGAAAACAAGACAGAATTACCACTTACATACGATTTATTCAAAAATGATGCCCTTATTTTTGAAAATATGAATACAAATGAAATTTCCATTCGCTCTCATAAACATAATAAGTTTGTAAAAGTAGCATTTGAAGGTTTCCCATTGGTTGGTGTGTGGACACTAGAAAATGACGCTCCTTTCTTATGTATCGAACCGTGGTATGGAATTGCTGATGAAGTAGAACCAGCTAAAGATTTCAAAGAGAAAAAAGGCGTACAATCCTTACAAGCAAATGAAACGTTTACATGTCGCTACAGCATTACAATTGGATAA
- a CDS encoding QueT transporter family protein, producing the protein MNIKTLVGNGILAALYIAVSALIQPFGFTNVQFRISEMFNHLVVFNKKSIYGIVLGVFLTNLFFSPMIAYDLVFGVGQSILALLATIISMRFIKGVWARMIFNTVIFTVTMFMIAIELHLAFDLPFLFTWLTCAAGEFVVMAIGMPVMYWINKRVQFEKVM; encoded by the coding sequence ATGAATATAAAAACATTAGTTGGTAATGGTATTTTAGCAGCATTATATATTGCTGTTTCAGCACTTATTCAGCCGTTTGGCTTTACGAATGTACAATTTCGTATTTCGGAGATGTTTAATCATCTCGTTGTATTTAATAAGAAATCAATTTATGGAATTGTCTTAGGGGTATTTTTAACAAATCTCTTTTTCTCACCTATGATTGCGTATGATTTAGTATTTGGAGTGGGGCAATCCATTCTTGCACTTCTTGCTACTATTATTTCCATGCGCTTTATTAAGGGTGTTTGGGCGCGCATGATTTTTAATACAGTTATCTTTACAGTTACAATGTTTATGATAGCGATTGAACTTCATCTTGCATTCGATCTGCCATTTTTATTTACATGGCTTACATGTGCAGCTGGTGAATTTGTCGTGATGGCAATTGGTATGCCTGTTATGTATTGGATTAATAAACGAGTGCAATTTGAAAAGGTGATGTAA